One Setaria italica strain Yugu1 chromosome I, Setaria_italica_v2.0, whole genome shotgun sequence DNA window includes the following coding sequences:
- the LOC101781797 gene encoding uncharacterized protein LOC101781797: MGKKSGRNGGDKEAAAKATAFVLKVPMHCRCDGCADKIRAGVKDLTLNHGIEALDQSALWTKGELRVASTADPEKLRRRLHKATGKSVGLVILKPQAADKAAEKEATAAALEELLRRSLQQQGQYGHGHGQAAWANQVLPGAYGYGAPAPAYHPWAVQVQQPEAYPSYQSAYPAASTGGAWGAYAYPTAPAAAQLGHGAYGGGWPY, from the exons ATGGGCAAGAAGAGCGGCCGCAACGGCGGGGACAAGGAGGCCGCCGCCAAGGCCACGGCCTTCGTGCTCAAGGTGCCCATGCACTGCCGCTGCGACGGATGCGCCGACAAGATACGCGCCGGCGTCAAGGACCTCACCCTCAACCACG GCATCGAGGCGCTGGACCAGTCGGCGCTGTGGACCAAGGGCGAGCTGCGGGTGGCGTCCACGGCGGATCCcgagaagctccgccgccgcctgcacaAGGCCACCGGCAAGAGCGTCGGCCTCGTCATCCTCAAGCCGCAGGCCGCAGACAAGGCAGCCGAGAAGGaggccaccgcggccgccttggaggagctgctccgccgcAGCCTGCAGCAGCAGGGCCAgtacggccacggccacggccaggcCGCCTGGGCCAACCAGGTGCTGCCCGGCGCCTACGGCTACggcgccccggcgccggcgtacCACCCGTGGGCCGTGCAGGTGCAGCAGCCGGAGGCGTACCCGTCGTACCAGTCCGCGTACCCGGCGGCGTCCACTGGCGGCGCCTGGGGCGCGTACGCGTAccccacggcgccggcggcggctcagctGGGCCATGGCGCCTACGGCGGCGGATGGCCCTACTGA